In Candidatus Binatia bacterium, one genomic interval encodes:
- a CDS encoding BrnT family toxin: METPGLPFGFSIRPCYLDTVIYEWDPAKAKANRRKHGVSFEEGATVFLDPLAITFPDPDHSDEEDREITIGLTTKNRVVFVSHCKRGIRTRIINARKATRKERKQYEEGLYQ, translated from the coding sequence GTGGAGACTCCCGGGCTTCCGTTCGGCTTCTCGATTCGGCCGTGCTATCTTGACACCGTGATCTATGAGTGGGATCCGGCAAAGGCAAAAGCGAATCGACGCAAGCACGGCGTCTCTTTTGAAGAAGGGGCAACCGTGTTCTTAGATCCTTTGGCCATAACCTTTCCCGATCCTGACCACTCCGACGAAGAGGATCGGGAAATCACCATCGGATTGACCACGAAAAATCGCGTTGTGTTTGTGTCACACTGTAAGCGAGGAATTCGTACCCGAATCATCAATGCACGAAAGGCGACTCGAAAGGAGCGCAAGCAGTATGAAGAAGGCCTTTACCAATAA
- a CDS encoding AAA family ATPase codes for MIPLYGEYFGLTSQPFSVSPDPKFLYPSPSHREGLAQLTYGITARRGFVVLTGEVGTGKTTLIHSLLQQLHDGHTHFAFVFTLVTSLKDLLRSVCEDFGLVPLSDGQKDLHDYLAQLNQFLLESYRKGDNVALVIDEAQNLSPEVLEGVRLLSNFETSEDKVLQILLVGQPELSARLNRPELRQLKQRIALRYHLNPLNLGEVKEYIAKRLEIAGGRASIFPAKTVEAVNAYSGGVPRLINILCDNGMLTAYALGKRSVEVGMIEETARDLNLAILPGRSAAADAEIIPIKLWEASPPTPAERSSNVTDVVEVKVQADAAREPPSTKSEPVFKPEIEPIPAPKPEVPPAASAPEPPAADVEPSFIVLEPVFKPEIEPVPAPKPEAPPAAYDVEPSMKPEPVFKPAEAHAQPTLVRPAPAPKQPIAEELKRAVSGHPVPPPNSAARAGESKMETVPPRSLSFMISALTEAMGPMAPLVVREQIDAMGESLQAFPKQKLRRLVEVTSREILSETLRDDFVSLMSEEIRTMHPGKEER; via the coding sequence ATGATTCCGCTTTATGGCGAATATTTCGGCTTGACGAGCCAGCCCTTCTCCGTTAGCCCCGATCCCAAATTTCTCTATCCCAGTCCAAGCCACAGAGAGGGGCTGGCGCAACTCACCTACGGCATCACGGCGCGCAGGGGGTTTGTCGTATTGACGGGAGAAGTGGGCACCGGCAAGACCACGTTGATCCATTCTCTTCTCCAACAGCTCCACGACGGCCACACGCACTTCGCGTTTGTCTTTACGCTCGTCACCAGTTTAAAGGACTTGCTGCGCTCCGTGTGCGAAGATTTTGGCCTCGTACCTCTCAGCGACGGGCAAAAGGATCTGCACGACTATCTTGCCCAGCTGAATCAGTTTCTTCTGGAATCGTATCGCAAGGGCGACAACGTCGCGCTGGTGATCGACGAGGCGCAGAATCTTTCCCCCGAGGTGCTCGAAGGCGTGCGGCTTCTTTCCAACTTCGAGACTTCCGAAGACAAGGTGTTGCAGATCCTTCTGGTGGGACAGCCCGAGCTGTCGGCGCGTCTCAACCGGCCCGAGTTGCGCCAGCTCAAGCAGCGCATCGCCTTGCGGTATCATTTAAACCCGCTGAACTTGGGCGAAGTCAAGGAGTATATCGCCAAACGGCTTGAGATCGCGGGCGGGCGCGCCTCGATATTCCCGGCTAAGACGGTGGAGGCCGTGAATGCTTATTCGGGCGGCGTCCCTCGTCTCATCAATATTCTTTGCGACAACGGCATGCTGACCGCTTACGCGTTGGGCAAGCGGAGCGTCGAGGTCGGTATGATCGAAGAGACCGCGCGAGACCTGAACCTCGCCATTTTGCCTGGCAGGAGCGCGGCTGCCGATGCCGAGATAATTCCAATCAAGCTCTGGGAGGCATCGCCTCCCACGCCGGCCGAGAGAAGTTCCAATGTTACCGACGTCGTCGAAGTGAAAGTGCAGGCTGACGCGGCTAGGGAGCCGCCCTCTACGAAGTCCGAGCCCGTTTTCAAACCGGAGATAGAGCCGATCCCTGCTCCTAAACCGGAGGTACCACCGGCCGCCTCGGCTCCCGAACCGCCCGCCGCCGATGTAGAGCCATCCTTTATAGTGCTCGAGCCCGTTTTCAAACCGGAGATAGAGCCGGTCCCGGCTCCCAAACCGGAGGCACCACCGGCCGCCTATGATGTAGAGCCCTCTATGAAGCCTGAGCCGGTTTTCAAACCGGCGGAAGCACACGCACAGCCAACCTTGGTGAGGCCAGCCCCCGCTCCTAAACAGCCCATCGCCGAAGAGCTGAAAAGAGCGGTTAGCGGGCATCCTGTTCCGCCGCCGAATTCCGCCGCGCGGGCAGGCGAATCCAAAATGGAGACGGTGCCGCCCAGATCTCTTTCCTTCATGATTTCCGCGCTCACGGAAGCGATGGGGCCCATGGCGCCGTTGGTCGTGCGCGAGCAGATCGATGCTATGGGCGAATCGCTGCAGGCGTTTCCGAAGCAAAAGCTCCGACGGCTCGTCGAGGTCACGAGCCGCGAGATTCTCAGCGAAACGTTGAGGGACGATTTTGTGAGTCTCATGTCGGAAGAGATCCGCACGATGCATCCAGGCAAGGAGGAGCGATGA
- a CDS encoding HAMP domain-containing protein — protein MNQEWPSSQGQKPAGAPRAAPRRLGLKWKIISGLLGGVLLFGILVLLVVNHQMSRVLRNQLDLRALDIATNLSDSAAAHVLKGNALELSALVSKYSLLPGVAYTLVRDGKGKVIAHSLGTLPQELRESSTPLSQRQASQRELPFRGRRVYETTAPILEGRIGNVSVGIWTHTVEDEIRRTILPLVGVILIALAASLLFAVLVTQGITGRVLRLKELADKVSLGDLETPVGIESNDEIGDLAHALERMRASLKAAMARLSRT, from the coding sequence ATGAACCAGGAATGGCCCTCTTCTCAAGGCCAAAAGCCCGCGGGAGCGCCAAGAGCGGCGCCGCGGCGGCTGGGGCTCAAGTGGAAGATCATCAGCGGCCTGCTCGGCGGAGTTCTGTTGTTCGGCATTCTCGTTCTTCTGGTCGTGAATCATCAGATGAGCCGGGTGTTGAGAAATCAGTTGGATCTGCGGGCTCTGGACATCGCGACCAACTTGAGCGATAGCGCCGCCGCGCACGTGCTCAAAGGCAATGCCTTGGAGTTGTCTGCGTTGGTTTCGAAATATTCGCTGCTTCCGGGCGTCGCGTACACTCTGGTCAGGGATGGAAAAGGGAAAGTGATCGCCCACAGCCTGGGAACTCTGCCGCAGGAGCTGCGCGAATCTTCCACGCCGCTTAGCCAGCGACAGGCGAGCCAACGCGAGCTCCCCTTCCGGGGACGGAGAGTCTACGAAACTACCGCTCCCATCCTCGAAGGACGAATAGGGAACGTGTCCGTGGGCATTTGGACCCACACCGTCGAAGACGAGATCCGGCGCACCATTCTTCCCCTCGTCGGCGTCATTTTAATCGCCCTGGCGGCGAGCCTATTATTCGCTGTTCTAGTCACGCAGGGGATTACTGGCCGCGTTCTGCGGCTTAAAGAGCTCGCGGATAAGGTCAGCCTGGGCGATCTCGAAACCCCCGTGGGCATCGAGTCGAACGACGAGATCGGAGACCTGGCGCATGCTCTCGAGCGGATGCGCGCGAGCTTAAAGGCGGCGATGGCGCGTCTCAGCCGAACATGA